From the Anguilla rostrata isolate EN2019 chromosome 5, ASM1855537v3, whole genome shotgun sequence genome, the window AATTCAGTAAATGGGAGCTGTCCATCATTCTCTGCTACTACAGACTTGGTATTAAAtttgttggttttattttgcagaATGATCTCATTCAGTACAGCTGAGGACGTAGAATGTGTTTTTCAaggttcttgtttttcttttctttttttcctgttttttcccttctttattCCTGTgatgatgtgtttttgtttgcgtTGAAAGCTTTTTTTAGGCTATACTCCAAGATATGTAATGAGACAGGAAGGAAATAAGAACTTGTTTCACCTCCACGGAAACAGCTTGAATTAAGCAGCAGTCGATGGTAACACAATAATGGTGTTTTACCAGCCTTGTGCAATAATTCCCCTGACTGTGCCATGCCATCCCATGACTCAACTGAGAAACTGATGTGCTTGTTGCACATCTTTGTTGTCGGTACTGTGTGCCTTTAAAACCTAAAAGCTCTGTTACTCTGTTCGCTCCCTTTACCTGAGAGCCACGTGTGAAGAAGTCACGGTGTTGCCAGTCGGTAGCACAAATTGTTCAGTTTATTTCCTGGGAGAacagaaaaccagggccggatttagATTCAACTGCCAGATTTGAGTGTCCATGCCTTACAGCACTGGAGTAACAAGCCCTGAATTGTGGCCAGTTGTCCTGAGCTGGGCACAGTCATTGAACCCATAATTTAGGCACTTGATTCTGGGTTATATTGCAAATTCTTTATATAAACACTTCTGTCGTGTAGAAAAGCTGCGTGCCAGCTGCACTTACCACCCCAAGTCATTTCTTTGCATAAGAGAACAAATTAGCATCACATTATCCCCGCAGGACTTTTTGCAAGGAATGAGACTGAAGCAGGGACAGTTTAAGGATCTGTGCTTCCTTCTCCTGGTGCTGATGTGTGTACCACATACTTAACCTATAACAGACCTTACAGATTACATTGttctagtagtagtagttttaCTGACAGAGCTTTTAAAGATTACGAATGCAATTGGAGAATAAAACAAGCAGAAAGCAAACCGGTCACAAACGGCACAAGAAGCTATGGATCCAGAGGTAACACAACAGAAAAATTCAATTGCTAAAACAAATGTCCAGGTGCAGCCGACAAAATATATGTGAGCGCATGAGTCACAAAACTGGCTACCAAGTACCTACAGGAGCCATTTGTTTGGCCGTATGTTAAAACGGCAGTCAAAAAGCCGTTAGCAGTCAACAAAAGCTTACTTATACACACTGAAGCTTTTCATCAGTGTCTTTGCAGGCTTGTCTCTAGTGACCAGGCGGTTGGGTTCAGTGCAGTCATAAGCTGCCGTTTCGAGCAGAGCCAGGCTTTTGTACAGCTGGGCGGAGAATGGCATGTCAGGGCTTGTTCGGTCTTGTCCCGCAGCATGTGACTGCATATTTCCGAAGGGTTAGCTGATGGTGTGATTGCATTTGAGCCTCATTTCTTTAAAGATTTACATTCTGTTTTGACTGTGCGGGGCATAAAGAGATTACaggctgtaaaatgttttacaagtCTGCCTTCCTGCTTATGTGATGCCCTAGTTACAGCGTTGTCTGAGCTGCGTGTTGGAACAGCTGATTTTACGGGAGAAGCTCACCTGCCTGATATTGGTTCCCCTTACTAGGCTAACAGTAGTTCCATGCCTGAAGGACTGTCATTTGCTTAAGAGGAGtgttcagtttcagttcaaTAACTGATAGGACCAAGTTTGTAAACTAAAAGTCAGGCAAACGCTGTAACAGTCTGTAATTCGACAGTGAACTGCTCTTATCTCTGTACGATGGGTTGAAAACCACACCCCTATGCTCAGCATGTCCCTGTGTGGCTCTTAATGTCTGAAACGGTATCCATGGCCACACGCCGTGCTTCACGGCTAAGCTTCCGGGCCACTGCTCCTCTCAAGGTGGGGTTCATTTGAACTGGTTCCAGGCTTTCCTCGTCATCAGCAGAATAAATAAGGACGACATCTGCGTTTTTGTCGTCtgtagtttatttttgtgtttgcttaAACTCCAGCTGAAATGACTGTTTGTAGTAGTTTATGAGGAGCTGTGTGGCTTCACTAGAAAGCAGCATTGTTCATAAGGTATTTTCCTGTAATCACGTCGGTCGGAAGTGCGGCCTGGTGGTTTTAAAGCTAAGCCTGTAATTCAGAGATGTCTGTCGGGATACTGAGATAGGAAATACTGCTGAACATTTGAGTGAAGTTGTTGAATTCCCTGGTCCCAGAAAGTATTCAGCtgcaaaatgcattatattttctaaaaaatttaatttaatgtgaaGTGCAAGTCATGTAACCTAAATAAGGGTCCCTACCCAAGACATAAATAATGTCAGGTAAAAGTAATCCCAGAGGATGCATTTATTGTGGATTAACTGTGTCATTATATGTTTACCAATTTAACACCAGTCGTTATGACAAACTATGTCCTGATCATCTTGAGGTTTTGTTCCTCTTTGTCTGGGAATGTgtctcataaaataaaagaaaataaggaacaaaatgtttttgttccttatttttttgcctttttttagaTTGTGCTTAGCATATCAATCTACTGTGCACCTCGCTAGTGGACTGCTTGGTGTTCATAAAGTGAAATATATTGGAAAAGACAGTGTGGCTTTTTTAAGTATTATTTACATTCAGAATGACTCAACGTTTAAATGTGCCTTGCTCACTGGAGTTGGTTGTCAGGGAGATTTCTTGTATTGGGACTGGGAAACCCCTTTCACATATTTCATTGGTTTTGATAAAACTTATAGGAGATAAATACGCAATAATATTAATCAAAAGTCATATAACATGCCAGTCCACCCTGGTTTTAGTGTGTATTATctaattatatacattttagtcATAGATACATTTGCTTCTTGTCTTGTTGATAAAAGGGCATGTGGCTGGCCTTTATTGTGTGATATCGGTTGAATGGTGAGGCTGAAGACTGTCCACCTGAAATTGCTATGCTTTTGACCATTTgcagcgtgcatgtgtgcacgagCGAGTGTACGCGTGTGTCTGGGCTCGGTCTCGCAGGGCGTGGGGTGTGAGTGACCATGTGCGGCGTCATGGAGCATATGCTCACAGCCGTTTGTGAGGGTGGGGTGTTCCTTTACCGAAATGTGCTAGCCTGGCCACCTAGAGCTCAGAGCAGGTGCGCTACTCGCTCCACTTGTGCCTGTCTCATGcctgtctctttccctccattctTCAAGTCACCTGAGACCATTGCCAGAGCCAAGGCTTGTGTCAGGTGATTTACTGGATGCAGGATCTGTGTTGTTTGCTGAGGAATTAGGCAATGTGACACGCCACGCATCAACACTGGGGGAGTACTGTGGGTTGTGTTCCTTTCTGAAGACTGTCCTTAGGCTATTAGTTTAAATCCTCGTTAACCCACTTGCCCAGTGGTGGATGTGTGCTGTCTGAAACGCGTCCAAATGCTGCACTGTACAGTAGCGTTTAGCCAAGCTGAGTGTGCTGTCCgggtgccgtgtgtgtgtgtgtgcatgtgcgagcatgcactgtgtgtgtgtgtgcgtgtgtgtgtgtgcttaatgTATTCATAGCTATGAGGAAGCTGGTTGTTTCTCATGGGAAATGAGCTGACCAGGTATGAGATTCTCTGTGGGGCTGGTTGGCTCTTCCTTCTCGCCTCACCTGGGTGTAGACGGTTCATGACAGTGCATCACTTTAGCTGAATGGCGGTTGCTCATACGGTTGATGGCCCTTCATTGTTTCccgtaaacaaacaaaattaaaaaaaacgaaacacacacacacccttatcTTGAATCTTGATGTGCAGCATTTTACTGTTGTGTGCTCTGGCATAACACCAGTTACAGTAGTGCCCTGCCCACTCCCCAAGGTTTGGTGTGGCACAGTTTGGGCCTGGCAGAATGCCCATGCCCTGCCAGTTGAACATCATTCTTCTTCTACAGGTACTGAAGTATGCTGTCGTGGCATCACACTCAACCAGTTTAATGGGTTGCCTCCCCGAAAAGCACCTTCTATAATAGCTTATGGCTCGAGCTTGCTTATTgattcacactgacacaccccaCGGGCAGTCTGACTAGTTGTGTTTGTGAGGGGGCGGACTACAGTGTTAAATGGAATAAATGCAAAAGTCATGGAACTGTTTCCATTTCTCTGTGATGGATGAGTGGATTTTCGTCCCACAGTGGGACAAAGGGTGAAAAGACAGCAGCATGTGCCAGTGTTCCAGGAGAGTGGGCAACTCTGGCTAGACCTTAGGCgctcttctttttaaaaaaaaagtttatttcagTGGGACAGTGCTCACTATGAactaaaattctgaaaatgagcATTGGTGCATTTACTCCCAAGTTGGATATAAGCACATTTATATATCTGTAGCCTCCTGGCAATTAACTGCAACAGACATGGCAGAAGAAGCATGACAGGGCAGACAACAATAACTATGTGTCACGAGAAATGCAAATGCTAAAGCGAACAGTAGCAAATGGAAGTACACATCCAGCAGTACTAGCAGCATTTACAAAGCCTGTGTGACTTTCTGTCATAATAAAACTAATGTTGTTAGAAAagatgtttaaatgaaaactatgTGGGATTTCATCAGagcttctttattttatttatttatactttgttTTACCAGGAGAGTCCCATTCAGATTAATGTCTTTTTCTAGTAAAAAACACCACTTCTGTTCTTAGTGATGGTTAGTCCATGTTTTAATGTAAGATACAAACTGAACAATATTCGTGAGCTGTGTCAGTGGAGAGAGAGTTCCAAGTGTCTAACTGCGgtgctgtgttgggctgtgtgaaACTGGGGTAGGCACGGAGACTGACGTAGTCACTGCGACAGGCGGAGTCACGGTCGGGGTAAAGAGCAGGGCCCTGCGGGAATGAGTTAGGGCCTGGGTTCTGGAGGGCAGCCGTCGCCGTAGCAACGCACCTCGGTGTGTAAAACGCACCACtgacagagagcgagagggcaGTCAGGGCTGCCGAACAGCTGAGTTTCTGTCTCACCAGCCAAGGAAAACAAGTTCCAGGGGCGGTGTGAGTAAGCCACTTAGGCGGAAGCGACTATAGGAAGGAATCATTGCAATACGGTCTTTTCATCCATTTTGTAAAGCATGTGTTTCTTGCTCTCCTTGATATTAAATCGGAATGGGAACAGGCCTCGGATTTGGAATTCACTTCATGTAAAATATTCTAGTTTAAATAATATGTTAGcgggcaaaaaaacaaatatttttggaaaatcttCTTTTAGTTATCTTTTCTTGTTAAATTTCGAAAAGAGTGTATATCCTGGTCCTCACCAGTCTGGTTTCAGCTTTACCTAAATTTGAATATAAACAGAGATATTTGACCAGCTTTACCTCTTTACctatttaaacaaatatgacCTTGGATCTTTCACATCAAAGAACAAAGACAGTTTGTTAAGAGCCAGTGCAGTGCCTCCAATGCTCTAGGTtggtaaatatgtaaaaaattttCAACTGGTTTTTTCAGCCAAGTTACACAGGCTGGTTTTCTTCTCACATTACACGATTAGCAGCACAGTAGctactgtaatttttttgtatgtCCTTGCTGTAATGGCAGGATATGTTGGTgagcaaataaatattacacTACTATATATTATGGTAATGGCcatttaataaattatcatGTGGGGTTGGAAACTTCACTTAAATGTATGCTGTCATAAAAAGAGATACCGAAGTAAAATTAAAGGAGACTCCGGACTCCTAACATTCAGGACAGCTAGAGGGTTAGTACTAATTTATGCCTGAAGTCACTGGCAAAGCAACTTGTTCAGATCAAACCAGATCAAAGTGCAACTTGGCCGTCATGTATCGCAAGCTTACTGGATGGCTGCATGACTAAGGCGGGCCTATAGCTGTCAGTTGGCTGGCTGTCAAAGAGGGCacatgcctgagtgtgtgttccCTGCAGTGCGTGCAGCAAGGGCACCAGGCGAACTGTGTAGCTGTGCCAGAGGTCTGCGCAGCTGGTGTCCGTTTGGTATCGAGAAAAGATGTGTGACCGCCATGGCAACTAGAGCTGCTGACAACCtacatccgcccccccccccccctccttcgcAGAACCACAAAGAGGGTGCAGACGTTTTACGACGGGCGTCCCAACAGCCCCCCCGGGGTGTGTCACGTTCCCATGGCCGAGCCCTTCTGCGGCAGGACCAGAGAGGTGGGTGGTGCCGGTTCCTCACaaccacccctctccccccccgtaCGCTGGCGTTACACGCTCACACTCGTGCCCAGAAACCGTTACACAAGAGGCCTGTTCAGTGTTTTGCAGTCATCGTCATTTTTATTCTGTGAGCATCGGAAAATTCAGGCCATGCTTCGTGTTGCTGCTGtggatttcatttttgtaaaataattaaatgccaTTACTTAATACAATACGATGCATGCTAATGTAGTCCTTGTAATTTgttaactgaataaatatattttttaaaaccacaaataataatgaaatcgCATGAGTTTCAATGACCCACACACATGTGaattacagtaaaaatgcagCAGCTCCCGGTTTCCACTCTTATtgagcctgccccccccccttccttacTGCGGGACAGGTGCTGCTGGAGGTGGCGAGGAGCCTGGGGGTGAAGTGCCACACCCGCGGCACCATGGTTACCATCGAGGGCCCCCGCTTCTCCTCCAGGGCCGAGAGCCTGATGTTCCGCCAGTGGGGCGCTGACGTCATCAACATGACCACCGTGCCGGAGGTGGTGCTGGCCAAGGAGGCCGGCCTCTGCTACGCCAGCATCGCCATGGCCACCGACTACGACTGCTGGAAGGAGCATGAGGAGGCAGTGAgtgggggctcgggggggggggttgtggtacAGGTGGCATCAGGAACGGGGCATTGAAGTATGCAGGTGTTTTGAATTCAGTGTAAGTGTGGGCAGACGGTTCAGGGCCTGGCTGTCTACAGTCGCAGTACATTTCCCGCTTACTTAACATCCCGTGAGAGAATATGCTGATTACCCTGCCTTGTGTTATCGTGCTAAATATCACATCCAAGCTAAATTATCTCCACCCTCTAGTTTTCCCTTATCACACGTGCACAGTTATCACATGTGTCATGAGTCATTTTACCCCTTGACGGATACAGAAATATGAGACTGTTCTGCAGTCAGGCTACTGTAAAATTGGCAAACTACTGTGTGTGCACTCAGTGAAAGTGCAGCACGCTTCGATCAAAATGGCCACCGACATGTCAGCAGCAGCATGTGAATGAGGCCCGTAGCGATGAGGGGAAAGGGTtaagagaagaagagggaggcCGAAGCTTATGGGGGAGGGCGGCCTCCTTTCGTTCATTGGTATGGTGGCAGGGCGGGGTGCCCCGGGAGCCGGCTCAAACACTGACGTAAGGGCCTCTTTCGGCAGAGCGGAACCGCTGCGCTGACTCAGCGCATTAAGAGCTGACCTCACGTCCACACGCCGCGGCACGGCACGGGCCAAAGTCCGCCGCGAGCCGGGGACGGAACGCCGAGCTCTTCCTGTAGCCGGGGAAAATTCCTGTTTTATCGAGATGGAGCCCACTCCAGCGCTGGGGATTAGCGGACCTGTTTTTAAGTGTGCTGCGCCGTTCAGAATGCCGTTACGTGCCATAGACACCTGTCCTGCACCTGACTGACCGGGAACAATAGAGCGATGAAAAGTGAATGATTTAAATGACCTTGTGGAAAATAGAACAATCAGCTCTGCAATATTCTGCTCTACAGcaaagaaaggggaaaatgtgagacccaaacactctctctctcactgtgtatTACACTATGCAATCATACTGATATTGGgcttgttattctttttttattttcatttttggaatgCGATCTTGGCAGGTGATTATATTTAACAAAGAGCAGTAATGGGAATTTCATTAATATCACTTTTCCTTTAACAAGACTTTTCCTACTCTTTCCTGTCGGTCATTAACGAGGTACCTTCTGCAATATAATAACTACGCACACTGAAGTAGCTGCCTTGTAGCCAAAGCTACAAACGGGCACCCCTGGCATAGTGCCTTTATATGAACGGTGTTAGCTCCAAGCTAATTGGTATGTGTTTattatgtgtgggtgggttACTGGACTTTATTGGCGTCCTCAAGTGACCCCTCCCACTTCCTTCAGCTCATTCCTTTGCCGCGGTGTCTCGCTGCACGTACCGAACGTGCATACCATTCCACTGTCATTGGAGCGAAGCGCGGATTCCACCATCTAGAGTCGTCTAGAGCCCTAGTGGCTTGTTGTCAGACCTCATGTCACCTGCTCGGGCCTAACCTTACCGCACGCCCTGTCGAATTCTACTACACCTCGCGTCCTCGACGGAACGTGTTGGGCGGATGCTGCTGACACTAGAGGCGAATGATGCGGCGGTATGGACCGTCTCGCATCGTGCAGCGGAGATGCCTCGGCAGTCCAAATGCAAGGCCTCTTATGTACTGTACTGAGGAATGAGTAATGAGCCTTAAGTTACGTGAGGCACAAAACAGAACTTGTATCCATAGAGTAACGCATTCAACAGACGTGGTCACGTGTCGGTAaactggaatttttttaaagcaaattgtTCCTCACAAAGTAGACCGCTGTGCTTTACACTCTGTGATTGCATAATCCAACTAGGTCAGTGTGGTTCCCCTCACATCACGCTGAACGCACAAGGCATTAAAGTAATATCTGCTGCTTTTCATGTCAAACGAATAGCAGCAATTTACCACTTTGCTAGGTGTGGAATTGCTGCAGAACACCAGCTTTGGCCCACTGGAAATTTGTAGCAGACAGCTGGTGGGAGAACGCTGTCATTTTGCTGGAACCTGGCGTATTTGAGTGGGGTAACGGCAGTAGTTTGCTCTTATAGTTTCAGGAATCACCTTCTGATATGGTGTCAACAAGTGGACaacaataaatgaacaaatgaaggTTAGGCCTATCCCTACGGTCACTAATAGTATTAATCGGCAATTGTGAGAAAGCCAAAAGGTTGTTAGTGGCAGGGTGGAGATTGTGATGATGCATCATTTGGGTCAACCACATGACTGTTTGTCAAACAGAATTATAACCGGCACACATGACCACCTTCCCATTTCCATAGCACTCAGATATAATATTTAATCATGACCATGCATTTTACGCAATTCTGTTTTGGAGATTTCCAGTCAAACAGATGACTGTTATGACATGGGACCTGCCGTCTGATTTCTTTGTCAGGCACATAGGTCTTGTTTCTGGGAAACCATGAATGTGTTAATCAAAGggaaaatgaaagcacaaagcaaaacatgaaaaactggTATTGTTTAGCCCTTCGTTCAAAACTGTATTGCTCCAAGACAGGTTATGCATTGGGTGGTTTGTCAGTTGGGCTTGTACCAGTGCCAAGTATGTATACAGATCTCTTGTGTAAAGTACACCTGTAATCATACAAGCCTTACCATTTGTTTCAAAaatcagtgttaatttttgtgcAAGTTGCTTTGAAGGATAGTCAATTctttaattgattttatgatGGGATGCATTTAAGGTCACAACATCGACAAAGGGCAGCTCTTTCCATACCTTCATTCCAAAGACTTGAAACATGGTGTTGAAAATGTTCTAGGAttgggctgcccaaccctgtttctggagatctaccatcctttatgttttcttttcaaccctaatttgacacatcTGATTTCACTAGTAGCTCAAGGAGATCTGTagctattgaatgaggtgtgctttgttagggttggagtgaaaagctACAAgttggtagatctccaggaacagcatTGGGGAGCCCTGCTCTCTGAGGTCTGATGTGATTTCTGTAAAAAGTTGATGACTCAGGACTGTGGCTGTGGCCTGTTCCGCTTCACAGGTCTGCGTGGACAACGTGCTGAAGACGATGAAGGAGAACGCCAACAAGGCCAGCAGCATCCTGCTCACCGCAATACCGCAGATCTGCCAGATGGACTGGACCCACACAATAAAGGCCCTGAAAGTGAGTCTTTCGTCCATCCCCATCATTCACTGCCAGTGTTTGCTCTGCTGGGCCCTGGTTTTCCCACAACATATTCACGGCACAGCCTCAGAGCAAATGCTGGTGTCCGTGAATCACTCTGACTCGTTCACATGCCTACATGCTCACAGCCCATCTGCCCAAAAGGCAACTCTGTTTAGCTTTGAGATCTGGGTTGCCTTCTGAGAAAACGGTGCTTGTTTTTGTGTCAGCCCAGCACCGAGacatctgattctacttatcaagctCTTGATTGAACACCACGATTAGtgaattagtagaatcaggtgtcgtggagctggctaaaacaaaaacctgcacccacaatGGCCCTTTTTCCGGAAAAGATTGGACACCTCTGCTATAGATGATGAAAATTCTAGCAAGGTGACCACAGGCTCTGTGCAATGATTTGATAGATGTATCATTTTGGAGGTATTCACATCGATGTGGCAGCAGTGGTAGAGCCTTGCACAAGTCTTCTTTTTTTGAGCAAATCCTCCCTCACATTACAGCCAAGTCACCTGTGAAGTATCTGGGAGCCCTTGACAGATGTTAGCTCTCGAGTCCAAAGGTGTAAGCCCAAATCTACACCTGTCCATCTCTTCTCATCAGCAGGCATTAGCAGAGCAATCAAATTCGTATGGCTAGCCCCGTAAACCTGTCAGGTTTTATCCAACGGCTTTTTTTACTCAAAGGCTGCGTTGACTAGCTCTCAGGGAATGTGGCTTTTGCCTACACCGCGTTGATGAACTGGCAGACGGCACCTGCATTCTTCAGAAGTTCTTGTAATTTCcaaatttttaatgtaaaattggcACCTCAAGTGTCTCCATTACAGGGTTGCATGATGTGCCGTTACTGAAAAGGTCCCGCTATACAAAAATTTTAGAAAAGGTACTATACCAGCATTTTACAAAATTGGATACTTGGATACAAAAACACGCCTGACATTGCTTTCTATCATGGCAAAATGATTGCTCTCCgttggaaaataaatactgtgcCTTTAAGAATTTAAGGGAACATTGACATAGTGGGTGTGCGTAgtggcctgtgagtgtgtgtgtgtgtgtgtgtgtgtgtgtgaaggaagGCTGGCTGTGTAGCTGTATCCTCACGGAGGAAGAGAAGTTGGCCAGATATAAAGGCAGCAGTAGATCACATTGACTGTCCCCAGCTTGTTGACAAAATAGGGCGCAGACAACATACGTGGTAAGCAagtatgcatacatacacgACAAAAAGATTGAAATTTGTGCAACTGTTTTATTATGTCTATTTGTAGGTACCTATCTATTTTTAGGTGAGCATTTCCTTATGACATAAAATTGTGACTCATATTGAACTTTTTGCCTTGCATGCAGTACTTGCATACCACTTATGTCAACCCCATGGCAGCTGTTTGACTACAATAATTTGCCGAAGGAGGGAACACGTCCTTTTGAGCAAAGTGTCTGTCCGACAAACAACCCCAATCTCTTCAGGGTCTTCAAATCCCGACAGGAGGGTAATAAAATGAGAAGTGTAGATTAAGTTATTTTGGTGGTTTAATAAGTGCAGTCCTGTTGTTCACAAAGTGCTCACATCTTAactttatttcttgttttgtgtgtcagatattttgttaataaatatttctgaatttacatttcattttatgagaAATTATTGGTTATCAGCGATTTACCGTGGTATTGATGTTAAGGTACCAAagctggtatcggtatcaaagccAAGATTACAACATGGCCCAAGCAAGAAAATGGGTAAATAATCCCTGTTtacatacatgaataaataaatgtgtcctATGATGATTATGATCTCTTAAtcatatgtattatatttttaacttatcgtatttttttcccatttgctTTTCAGtccacagcacagtgttcagtaatGCTGCCCAAGCACTGAAGATGCGACTCCACTTTTGTCTTACCTGACAGTAAAACCACAGAAAGGACATCCCAGTGAATGTAGACTGCAGAAACATCAGGTCCGACTGTACCGCGTGTTACCAGTGAGAAACATGGCtgatatgcttttttttttattgtattcatATCATGCCCCACTCACTTTGTatgtcttttttgtattttctttaagaTGTTTGGTTCAGGACATTTCATCCCTTTGTAATATCTACTgggaaatgttttatatatagtcAGGTTCAGAATTATTGGCACGCTTGGTAGAAAATGACctaaaaaaaagtctgtataaaataagtaacACGGCTAATGGGCTATATTGTATGCTCCAAAGATGGGAAAACAAGAACAGttgtttaaaaagaataaaggtATATAATATAGTTTTGATAAAGTTTGAGTGTAAAATATAAAGCTCATtatctgtgttgtttattttatagagGCATTGTTTCACTATTTTcttcaagggtgccaataattgtacACATGGACATCATACAGTATAGGATGCAGATTGGTTTATGTTACAATTTTATATGATGCAAAGATCTGACAAAgatttctgttgcttttttgactgaatgattaaaataaacagctttaCATCAGAGAAACCCCATCTTTACATTAGAGAAATGACAGCTTTACATCAGACCACACAGCTCTGATTCTTACGAAAATAGCCTGCTCTTCATATCTGCTTGTAACCCATGACAATTTTAATCACCAGCATTTGTGCAATTTCTTTAATCCGTCACAGCTACTCACAGACATATGATTAATCTTGGTGATGATTAAGAAAGCTGAACACACCTTCCCTGAAAGCATTTAATAACACTTAAAGTCATTAAAGTCTTATGAAATGCTTTAAGGGAATCATTAAAAAGTTCATAGCGAAAAGAAAGCCTTCAGTGCTTATTTGACAGTGCCCTCCATGTACTAGGCGGTTATTTCAAACGACATTATGGATCATGGTTATGTCCGGCAACGTTACGGATCATGGATTTAATCATTGACGATGCTTTGATGACTTCCAGAggaattttgaaatatttatgtttgtcttaaagtttgtttgtatgtatgtatgtatgtatgtgtgctccTTAAATTGTCAGAATGATGACAGTGTTTGGCTGGAAAGCCTGGGAAATGAAGTCACTTCTCAAATTCTCCATCCCTGCTGTCCTTGCTTGGCCTTCGCTACTCATAGGTAATCACATGATGGTCAGCATTTCTATGGCCCATCTCCTAAATACTTCCTTCCCCTGGAACACATGTTGACCTTGTTAAAAGATGAAAACCCAGTAACCATGTATATCGCAATGTTGCTATTGGAGCACCAGGGTGGTGACGTTTGCTTACTGGAAAGGCGTACTGTACTATTGCTTTGAGCAGTT encodes:
- the mtap gene encoding S-methyl-5'-thioadenosine phosphorylase, translating into MAADKQVKIGVIGGSGLDDPDILEGRTEKYMDTPFGKPSDALIVGKIKNIECVLLARHGRHHTIMPTSVNYQANIWALKEEGCTHLLVTTACGSLREEIQPGDIVIIDQFIDRTTKRVQTFYDGRPNSPPGVCHVPMAEPFCGRTREVLLEVARSLGVKCHTRGTMVTIEGPRFSSRAESLMFRQWGADVINMTTVPEVVLAKEAGLCYASIAMATDYDCWKEHEEAVCVDNVLKTMKENANKASSILLTAIPQICQMDWTHTIKALKSTAQCSVMLPKH